A single window of Jiangella alkaliphila DNA harbors:
- a CDS encoding helix-turn-helix domain-containing protein encodes MVDSRAPEYERLYATLRQLRMERGLTQAELGQRLGLTQRKVSLFESGDRRIDVVELARYARALQFGLTELLDRAELDYPVAEEFTTDELT; translated from the coding sequence GTGGTCGACAGCCGGGCTCCTGAGTACGAGCGGCTGTACGCCACACTCCGGCAGCTGCGAATGGAGCGCGGTCTCACGCAGGCCGAACTCGGCCAGCGCCTCGGGCTCACCCAGCGCAAGGTGTCGCTGTTCGAGTCCGGCGACCGGCGCATCGACGTCGTCGAGCTGGCCCGGTACGCGCGGGCCCTCCAATTCGGGCTGACGGAACTCCTGGACCGAGCCGAGCTCGACTACCCCGTGGCCGAGGAGTTCACGACCGACGAGCTCACGTGA